From Trichoderma atroviride chromosome 1, complete sequence, one genomic window encodes:
- a CDS encoding uncharacterized protein (EggNog:ENOG41) → MKRCSRHGMICKQKSTMRKTLLWLVQAQLVSKWRGELAAKFGKLKKITLIMHGDVPLESSGDLLSSVQTTLDTDLQKLGVKLIRKTRVEAVNVSSDGKTQILSLGNGSTLATDLYLPMHGIQLNNSFVTDSFLDSRGNVDLNGMMRVVGTENIWAIGDVSNAGPKQLTVTDNQINYLASALDAALTGNGPDVPYKPINKTMIFLSLGKKYATGQIGNWRLWGVLVSYVKGRNLFIDSANGYVGGKHLRHAPM, encoded by the coding sequence ATGAAGAGATGCTCACGGCATGGCATGATCTGCAAGCAAAAGTCAACGATGCGAAAGACATTATTGTGGCTGGTGCAGGCCCAACTGGTGTCGAAGTGGCGGGGGGAATTAGCTGCCAAATTTGGAAAGCTGAAAAAGATAACGCTCATCATGCATGGCGATGTTCCATTGGAAAGTTCCGGAGACCTGCTCTCTTCTGTTCAGACAACTCTGGACACGGATTTGCAGAAGCTCGGTGTCAAGCTAATCCGCAAAACACGTGTAGAAGCCGTTAATGTTAGCAGTGATGGCAAGACACAGATTTTGAGTTTGGGTAATGGATCGACGCTTGCCACTGACTTGTATCTTCCAATGCATGGCATTCAACTGAACAACAGCTTCGTTACCGACAGCTTTCTAGACTCTCGCGGCAACGTGGATCTCAATGGCATGATGCGCGTGGTTGGCACAGAGAACATTTGGGCCATTGGTGACGTGAGCAACGCTGGACCAAAGCAGCTTACAGTCACGGATAACCAGATAAATTACTTGGCTAGCGCATTGGATGCTGCCTTGACAGGTAACGGCCCTGACGTACCCTACAAGCCCATAAACAAGACGATGATCTTTCTCTCGCTAGGAAAGAAGTACGCGACGGGACAGATTGGCAACTGGAGATTGTGGGGAGTATTGGTTTCATACGTCAAAGGTAGAAACTTGTTCATTGATTCTGCAAATGGTTATGTTGGCGGAAAGCATCTCAGACATGCTCCAATGTAG
- a CDS encoding uncharacterized protein (EggNog:ENOG41) yields MAPSNRASWLLDKQHPVNAVKIAPYTAASDNEIVIKVKAIAINPADVKIQQMGILITDYPAILGCDVAGEVIEVDPSLADIYMIGDRVIGQTSCLERKNNVYCYSGFQEYVVLKSPKIAKIPEDVEYKDAVVLPLAISTAASCLFHKSESSFRAPTLNGTNPGNGQTVLVWGGSSSVGSCGVQMLSLAGYDVIAIASKRNHNMVHSLGASACFDQAESTVRDDIVAYLKGRNVVGAFDAISSDSTIETICEILKEAGARGFMASVRPGAEQLTKNDVKIVTNFSMPPDEYSELSQATWRWLEKSMAEKTVKYMPPAEVVGHGLESVQLAVDMLSKGVSAKKLVVSL; encoded by the coding sequence ATGGCTCCCAGTAACCGCGCATCATGGCTTCTGGACAAGCAACACCCCGTTAATGCTGTCAAAATCGCTCCCTATACAGCAGCATCTGATAACGAGATCGTCATAAAAGTCAAAGCAATAGCAATAAATCCCGCCGACGTTAAAATTCAGCAGATGGGAATACTAATTACCGATTATCCTGCGATTTTGGGATGTGATGTTGCGGGAGAAGTTATCGAAGTTGACCCGTCGCTAGCCGACATCTATATGATTGGCGATCGTGTGATAGGCCAGACCAGCTGCCTCGAACGAAAAAACAATGTATATTGCTATTCTGGCTTTCAAGAATATGTTGTCTTGAAGTCGCCTAAGATTGCCAAGATCCCCGAGGATGTTGAGTACAAGGATGCTGTTGTGCTGCCTCTTGCAATCTCAACGGCCGCCAGCTGTTTGTTTCACAAATCAGAGTCTTCATTCCGAGCTCCTACACTCAATGGTACAAACCCTGGGAACGGTCAGACTGTTCTTGTCTGGggtgggagcagcagcgttggTTCTTGCGGAGTGCAAATGCTCTCGCTAGCTGGCTACGACGTTATAGCTATTGCTAGCAAGAGAAACCACAATATGGTTCACAGCTTGGGTGCTAGTGCCTGCTTTGATCAGGCAGAGTCGACAGTCAGAGATGATATTGTGGCATATCTCAAGGGCAGAAACGTAGTCGGAGCCTTTGACGCTATATCTAGTGACTCGACAATAGAAACCATCTGTGAGATTCTCAAGGAAGCTGGAGCAAGGGGATTTATGGCCTCGGTGAGACCTGGCGCTGAGCAACTGACGAAGAATGATGTCAAAATTGTTACAAACTTCTCAATGCCACCCGACGAATACTCCGAGCTGTCTCAGGCCACTTGGAGATGGCTAGAGAAGTCGATGGCAGAGAAAACAGTCAAATATATGCCGCCGGCTGAAGTTGTTGGGCATGGTCTAGAGAGTGTGCAGCTAGCAGTTGACATGCTGTCTAAGGGTGTTAGTGCAAAGAAATTGGTTGTAAGTCTTTGA
- a CDS encoding uncharacterized protein (EggNog:ENOG41), which translates to MSLSEASASSSTMSTDRPTAGGGTVTEDGLQIWSCVTCRRRKVKCDRTNPCSNCARNGVECHFPVTGRLPRRRDPTTWKSPTEKQAELLNRLRRLESLVTELAAQVEDGPDKIQSILPGLLPSAAGVPRSSETETVNPEIGMRERPSQDSPMHFGELVSAMKSHLEGETNEDFGRLVIGNEAGLQIGKGFWSVFCSEVEHIFEAIQDVASTASNSDYGRFSSSSQITSHNMHPDFYFGNTYIGAFAQSLDDLYPLPSQMLFIWRTYVENVDPFIKVIDVAALDEVVTNLRGKFGSLRYSLQALLFAVCLASITSLGEEEALSCFDMPRTQLLARFRLGTEKALANAGLLVTKEIETIQAFVIYLSILPHIGCQQLLSPFVGLLLRIATSVQLHRDAESFKTPTLTPFEVEIRRRLWWQVIFIDSISRSRHSTGLAASDTMFDTKAPSRISANDQTSSPVSFDVESESLVCIMRCEIWILCRFLNANQRKPLEQKLKAFNLTSSRLEDSYIARLSSNDALESLVKTMTSLAFSKVEHTIYLQHFRNLKELLQMPSQEMVQHHLELSIDILRDAHKLRTEPSWERWRWQLRGDFPWASMSAVFIQLCQSPWSATSERGWALINEILKDVPDRVKENASWGKLNQLITAAEAKRKRNPGEAMNQTSNRDGISVRDPVETQEGSRNSLDSLKSRSHNTGALIGYAESSPVLMPSIFDFGVEFDDPNELGSDVTFNPMEWQVWDEAFVDDDQFWDLDYPF; encoded by the exons ATGAGTCTGTCCGAGGCATCTGCTTCCTCGTCCACCATGTCTACCGATCGCCCCACAGCCGGAGGAGGCACCGTCACCGAGGATGGTTTGCAAATATGGAGCTGTGTTACATGTCGACGACGCAAGGTCAAATGCGACAGAACAAATCCCTGCTCCAACTGCGCTAGGAACGGGGTCGAATGCCACTTCCCCGTCACTGGCCGTCTTCCACGTCGACGAGATCCCACGACTTGGAAGTCGCCCACTGAGAAGCAAGCTGAGCTACTAAATCGGCTTAGGCGACTTGAGTCACTTGTTACAGAACTTGCAGCACAAGTGGAAGACGGCCCCGACAAGATCCAATCCATACTCCCGGGCTTATTACCCAGTGCCGCAGGTGTTCCTCGTTCTTCGGAAACGGAAACGGTCAACCCTGAGATTGGAATGCGGGAACGACCAAGTCAGGATTCGCCTATGCATTTTGGAGAACTAGTTTCTGCCATGAAATCTCACTTAGAGGGAGAGACAAACGAAGATTTTGGTCGATTGGTTATCGGAAATGAGGCTGGCTTACAAATCGGAAAGGGTTTCTGGTCCGTTTTTTGTAGCGAA GTCGAACATATTTTTGAAGCCATTCAAGATGTGGCTTCAACAGCATCCAATTCAGACTATGGGCGTTTCTCGTCTAGCAGCCAAATTACCTCGCACAACATGCACCCCGATTTTTATTTTGGGAACACCTACATAGGAGCGTTCGCTCAAAGTCTCGATGATCTATACCCTCTACCATCACAAATGCTCTTCATATGGCGGACATACGTAGAGAACGTCGACCCGTTCATCAAGGTCATTGACGTTGCAGCTCTAGATGAGGTTGTAACTAACTTGAGGGGCAAGTTTGGCTCCCTACGGTATAGTTTACAGGCCCTACTATTTGCAGTGTGCTTGGCATCAATCACGTCTTtgggcgaggaagaggctcTGAGTTGCTTCGATATGCCAAGAACTCAGCTGCTTGCTCGCTTTCGTCTTGGGACAGAGAAAGCGCTTGCCAATGCTGGGCTTCTGGTAACGAAGGAAATTGAAACGATACAGGCATTTGTGATATATCTCTCTATTTTGCCGCACATTGGCTGCCAGCAACTCCTGTCGCCATTCGTGGGCCTATTATTGAGGATTGCGACATCCGTGCAGTTGCACAGAGATGCTGAGAGCTTCAAAACGCCTACTCTAACCCCATTCGAAGTTGAGATACGCCGTCGGCTATGGTGGCAGGTTATCTTCATTGACTCTATATCTCGATCGAGACATAGTACAGGATTGGCAGCTTCAGATACAATGTTCGATACCAAAGCTCCGAGCCGTATATCAGCCAATGATCAAACGAGTTCACCAGTATCTTTTGATGTGGAAAGCGAGTCTCTGGTTTGCATTATGCGATGCGAGATATGGATTTTATGTCGTTTCCTCAACGCAAATCAGCGGAAGCCTTTGGAGCAGAAACTCAAAGCCTTCAACTTGACAAGTTCACGATTGGAGGATTCATATATTGCTAGGCTCTCTTCAAATGATGCTCTAGAATCGTTAGTCAAGACTATGACCTCGCTTGCCTTCTCAAAAGTGGAGCACACAATCTATCTACAGCATTTTCGCAATTTGAAAGAGCTCTTGCAAATGCCATCTCAAGAAATGGTCCAGCATCACTTGGAATTGTCAATAGATATTCTCAGAGACGCTCATAAGTTACGAACAGAACCTTCATgggaaagatggagatggcaatTGCGGGGAGATTTCCCTTGGGCTTCGATGAGCGCAGTATTCATCCAGCTTTGCCAGTCTCCATGGTCAGCAACTTCTGAAAGAGGATGGGCGCTAATAAACGAAATATTAAAAGACGTCCCGGATAGAGTAAAGGAAAATGCATCTTGGGGCAAATTAAATCAGCTCATTACCGCCGCCGAAGCTAAACGTAAGAGAAATCCCGGAGAAGCAATGAACCAAACGAGTAACCGCGACGGGATTTCCGTACGCGATCCCGTTGAAACACAAGAGGGCAGCAGAAACTCTTTAGATTCATTAAAATCTCGGTCGCATAATACTGGTGCTTTAATTGGCTACGCAGAGTCGAGCCCGGTCCTAATGCCTAGTATATTCGACTTTGGAGTAGAGTTTGACGACCCGAATGAGTTGGGATCCGATGTGACATTTAATCCTATGGAATGGCAGGTATGGGATGAGGCatttgttgatgatgatcaATTTTGGGACCTAGATTATCCGTTTTAG
- a CDS encoding uncharacterized protein (EggNog:ENOG41), whose amino-acid sequence MSDNKSGRDYDLVLIGATGYTGALTAEHIAEHLPTNLRWAIAGRSSAKLNRLAAKLKELGPDRIQPVIEIVDVEDKAQLITIVKKARLCVSVVSYHHVGPLVIEACIEGVTDYIDTAGTIPRIRQWINDYHRAAELAGVVILNSCGALSAPHDLLTWSSVRQLQQSSSFKTKELVLSLLEMPSDPSGGTVESIMMRGGLDAKVQYESRQPWYLSPIVGRQNLSSTNLFGVRHDPTLGIMSTSSLSDVQNRAVVHRTWGLLNGGMAYGANFHYSEYKKASSTLAAMFQMLNTVAVNLMLALPPLRAIAAMVLPAPGQGPDPVKEKNYRFEMEAVAIADTDDDATAPRAYSHFAYPGGPIPCHRCFLGPRRSFFTLSQKIRGRRLWWLSHTGILRARSDRENSRSEHRLQHQNAVTSGSFKGYKTTCTDVGYSREN is encoded by the exons ATGTCAGACAATAAAAGCGGACGCGACTATGATCTTGTGCTTATTGGCGCAACGGGCTACACCGGCGCTCTCACTGCGGAGCATATCGCCGAGCACCTCCCAACCAATCTCAGGTGGGCTATCGCTGGGAGGTCAAGCGCGAAACTGAACAGGCTTGCCGCAAAATTAAAGGAGCTGGGACCTGATAGAATACAGCCAG TAATCGAGATTGTAGATGTTGAAGACAAAGCTCAACTGATCACTATTGTCAAAAAGGCAAGATTATGTGTCAGCGTTGTCTCATACCATCACGTCGGGCCGCTCGTAATCGAGGCTTGTATTGAGGGCGTAACTGACTATATTGATAC TGCCGGAACCATACCTCGCATACGGCAATGGATCAACGATTACCACCGCGCAGCTGAGCTTGCAGGTGTTGTT ATACTTAATTCCTGCGGCGCATTGAGCGCTCCGCACGATCTCCTTACTTGGTCATCAGTTCGACAGCTTCAACAGAGCTCATCTTTCAAGACGAAGGAACTGGTTTTGTCGCTGCTCGAAATGCCATCGGACCCAAGTGGCGGCACAGTCGAGTCAATAATGATGAGAGGAGGCCTCGATGCCAAAGTCCAGTATGAATCGCGACAACCTTGGTACCTTTCTCCAATCGTCGGCCGCCAAAACTTGAGCTCAACAAATCTCTTCGGCGTGCGCCACGACCCGACTCTGGGGATAATGTCGACTAGCTCGCTGAGCGACGTGCAAAATAGAGCTGTGGTTCACAGAACTTGGGGTCTGCTCAACGGCGGTATGGCGTATGGAGCGAATTTTCATTACAGCGAGTACAAAAAAGCATCATCCACGCTTGCTGCTATGTTCCAGATGCTTAACACCGTGGCAGTTAACTTAATGCTAGCGCTTCCGCCGCTGAGGGCTATTGCAGCGATGGTGCTACCAGCTCCAGGTCAAGGCCCTGATCCggtaaaagagaaaaattaCCGATTCGAGATGGAAGCTGTCGCGATTGCAGACACAGACGATGACGCGACAGCACCAAGGGCGTATTCTCATTTTGCGTATCCAGGGGGGCCCATACCATGCCACCGCTGCTTTCTTGGCCCAAGGCGCAGCTTCTTTACTCTATCGCAGAAAATTAGAGGGCGGCGTCTCTGGTGGTTGTCTCACACCGGCATTCTTAGGGCAAGATCTGATAGAGAGAATTCGAGGAGTGAGCACCGACTTCAGCACCAAAATGCTGTGACATCGGGATCTTTCAAAGGTTACAAAACAACGTGCACCGACGTTGGATATAGCAGAGAAAATTAG
- a CDS encoding uncharacterized protein (EggNog:ENOG41): MKLSQMEPPSTALVPIGINGIHAKQNPFGSTVLYWSNSFETTIYSIGIDGCTGAMLSGQQEPQVRARAEDGYLFVDDFAMVSQGGIRAAANFNNTVLYASTQSHILRPVVGSENSLLMAGCTSYSFGRRAGRDNVLYVTNSGAEVYPVNGALTMGASVVAVNV; the protein is encoded by the coding sequence ATGAAGTTGTCGCAGATGGAGCCTCCTTCAACTGCCTTGGTACCAATCGGCATCAACGGAATCCATGCGAAACAGAACCCTTTCGGCTCAACTGTGCTATATTGGTCCAACAGCTTTGAGACGACAATTTACAGCATTGGCATCGATGGCTGCACTGGGGCCATGTTGAGTGGGCAGCAGGAACCCCAGGTAAGGGCTCGTGCTGAGGACGGTTATCTATTTGTTGATGACTTCGCGATGGTATCCCAGGGTGGCATTCGGGCAGCCGCCAACTTCAACAATACTGTTCTGTACGCGTCTACACAGTCTCACATTTTACGCCCTGTTGTTGGATCTGAAAATAGCCTTCTAATGGCTGGCTGTACGTCATACAGTTTTGGCCGTAGGGCCGGCAGAGACAATGTTTTATATGTGACAAACAGTGGCGCTGAAGTATATCCGGTTAATGGAGCTCTGACAATGGGTGCAAGCGTTGTAGCAGTAAATGTATAA